The Idiomarina loihiensis L2TR genomic sequence AGTAAGAGATTTCACGTGCAGCAGATTCAGTTGCATCTGAACCATGTACCGCATTTTCGTCTATAGTTTCAGCATAGTCGGCACGAATAGTTCCTGCCAGTGCTTCTGCAGGATTCGTAGCACCCATGATGTCGCGGTTCTTACGTACAGCGTCTTCACCTTCAAGAACCTGAACAACGATAGGGCCTGAAGTCATGAATTCAACCAAAGCGCCAAAGAAAGGACGTTCTTTGTGTTCTGCGTAGAAACCTTCTGCCTGTTCTTTGCTTAAGTGCATCATTTTAGCACCAACAATGCGAAGACCAGCAGATTCAAAACGGTTATAGATAGCGCCGATTAAGTTTTTTGCAACTGCATCAGGCTTGATAATTGATAGAGTGCGCTCTAAAGCCATGGTTATAAACTCCAATAAAATTAAGGGATAAATCAGTCGCGCGGATTATACGTGAGATCGGCGCAGAAATCGAATACCCAGTGATTGTTTTTTCATTCATTCTCAGCTAGGATGAGAGAACTTATATAGCCATATAGACGTCTATTTGACGATAAGGAGTTCTGACATGGCGAACAATGAATATGAACAAGCCACTCTTGGTGGGGGTTGCTTCTGGTGTGTTGAGTCAGCCTTCCTTCAGGTAAAAGGCATTCAGTCGGTTAAATCGGGCTACACTGGCGGGCATACCATCGATCCAACTTACGAGCAGGTTTGCAGTGGCGAAACAGGACATGCCGAAGTTGCACAACTCCAGTACGATCCAGAGCAGATCTCTTACCGTCAAATCTTAGAAATCTTTTTCACTTTGCACGATCCAACTCAGGTGAATCGTCAGGGTAACGATGTGGGTACTCAATATCGCACATCAATTTTTTATCATAACGACGCGCAAAAACGTGAAGCGGAAAGTATTATTGCGGAACTTGAAGCCGATGCAGCATT encodes the following:
- the ndk gene encoding nucleoside-diphosphate kinase, producing MALERTLSIIKPDAVAKNLIGAIYNRFESAGLRIVGAKMMHLSKEQAEGFYAEHKERPFFGALVEFMTSGPIVVQVLEGEDAVRKNRDIMGATNPAEALAGTIRADYAETIDENAVHGSDATESAAREISYFFSDEEVCQRTR
- the msrA gene encoding peptide-methionine (S)-S-oxide reductase MsrA; translated protein: MANNEYEQATLGGGCFWCVESAFLQVKGIQSVKSGYTGGHTIDPTYEQVCSGETGHAEVAQLQYDPEQISYRQILEIFFTLHDPTQVNRQGNDVGTQYRTSIFYHNDAQKREAESIIAELEADAAFAAPIVTEVTELGTFYPAENYHENYYARNPENPYCQAVISPKLAKFRKTFAGLLKD